In one window of Ruminococcus albus AD2013 DNA:
- a CDS encoding D-alanyl-D-alanine carboxypeptidase family protein — MENIKKIFILFVCLMMLGFLVPKNTYAETVSIEDILEAMPAEEIIAVECSTGQVLMEKRSTDVCEISHLAKLMLALLAAEKIESGELSLTDTVTVSAKANSMPAPQIWLDKNEKITVEELIKAITISNANDAAVALAEYIYSSTDEAVAKMNCKAKSLGMDSTTYADVCGLDDRTRSDAADTAILASELVKYDILTPYFTSWIDHVRGGKAELVNLNRLVRTYKGITGMKACSSATAGECSVATAKRGKMEIAVVVLKCSDRTLCDDIAKKLLDMCFDVYSLYTPEISEDMLKKIPVILGEESKVSVGFGELSAVIVPKGSSESFDISFDKEKELSAPVKKGQVCGKLVCRYGDQVIYSADLVAENGVKEKDFSFCLKILLNYLLKF; from the coding sequence ATGGAAAATATCAAAAAAATCTTTATATTGTTTGTTTGTCTGATGATGCTTGGTTTTCTTGTACCGAAGAATACTTATGCCGAGACCGTGTCCATTGAAGATATACTTGAAGCTATGCCCGCAGAGGAGATAATTGCCGTTGAGTGTTCAACAGGTCAGGTGTTAATGGAGAAAAGATCTACGGATGTATGTGAGATATCTCATCTTGCAAAGCTGATGCTTGCACTTTTGGCGGCAGAAAAGATTGAAAGCGGAGAACTTTCTCTTACCGATACGGTAACGGTTTCTGCAAAAGCGAATTCTATGCCAGCACCTCAGATATGGCTGGATAAAAATGAAAAAATAACCGTGGAGGAACTTATCAAAGCCATCACGATAAGCAATGCAAATGATGCTGCTGTCGCCCTTGCAGAGTATATTTACAGTTCAACAGATGAAGCAGTAGCAAAAATGAATTGTAAAGCAAAATCGCTTGGCATGGATTCAACTACCTATGCAGATGTATGCGGACTTGACGACAGAACACGATCAGATGCCGCAGATACGGCGATTCTGGCATCTGAACTTGTCAAGTATGATATACTTACACCGTATTTCACGTCATGGATAGACCATGTCCGCGGCGGTAAAGCAGAGCTGGTCAACCTCAACCGTCTTGTCAGGACATATAAAGGTATAACAGGAATGAAAGCCTGTTCATCAGCTACGGCAGGTGAGTGTTCTGTTGCAACAGCAAAACGCGGGAAAATGGAGATCGCTGTTGTTGTACTTAAATGCAGTGACCGTACACTGTGCGATGATATCGCAAAAAAATTGCTCGATATGTGTTTTGATGTGTATTCGCTGTATACTCCCGAAATTTCAGAAGATATGCTCAAAAAGATACCGGTGATCCTTGGTGAGGAAAGCAAAGTATCGGTGGGATTCGGTGAACTATCAGCGGTTATAGTGCCTAAAGGTTCGTCAGAAAGCTTTGACATAAGCTTCGATAAGGAAAAAGAATTATCAGCACCGGTCAAGAAAGGTCAGGTCTGTGGAAAACTGGTGTGCAGGTATGGGGATCAGGTCATTTATTCTGCCGATCTTGTTGCTGAGAATGGTGTAAAGGAAAAAGACTTTTCGTTTTGCTTGAAGATTTTGCTGAATTATCTTCTAAAATTTTAA